CGGCGCTGCGAGGGCGGCGAGCCGACCAATGGAGAGGTTTAGGGGGCGGGGCCGACGGCAGTAGCAGCGAGGCACCGCAGCGCGGGCTTAGATGGTGCGGCAGCGGGCGCGAGCCCTGGGGCCAGTTCTCGGAGGGACCTGGCGGCAGGCCTGGCGCctctcccagcctcagtttcccccttcGGGAGTAAACCCAGCATGCTGGGCTGGAGCAGCTGCACAAGCCGCGCGCAGTGATGACGTGGCGGGTAAGGCCCTCGAGCCCCGGCGCCGCCTGTCAGAGCCGCGGCGTCCCTCTCTTCTGTAAACCGGAGCTACAGGTAGCTTGCTCTCCACGGGGACGTTCACAAGATGCAAGGCTAGAGGCCAGAGCAGTGCTCGCCACACCATAGTTGCCCAATAAATGCTTATTGTTGGCAAGATGGCGTTTGCATACCTCGCTCCCCCGCAGCCAGCCCCAAGCTTGTGTCTGCCCTTACTGAGGTGGGGACATCACCGGCTGTTGTTGCTCAGGCCCTGGGCTCGCAGTCCATGATGGACAAGCCAGGAAAGGAAGGGCAGAAGGGACGCAGCACTGTGGGCACTTAAGTGGCGTTCGTGTGGTAACAACCAGGAGACCAGACATTTGTGCTTATCGAagaatgtggtgtgtgtacacGCGCTTGTGCAGGAGTGGGGCCCCAAACGCTAGGCGTCCGGTGGCAACACACACTTGTAGTGTGTGAAGTACATCCCCTGGTGGACTTCGTGGTTGAGAAGTTCCCAGGCTTCACTTGTCTGAGCTCTTTCCCCAtctggagggggtggggtggaaacaTCACCTCGTGGGGTTATTGTCTGTTGTGGGAGTTGATATACATACAATAATTGCATGAGATTCCTATCACACTATCCAGGAGGAGCTAGGAGTTAGTATTAGAGTCTTCCCAGGCTGAGACTCCCCCAGGAGCCCTtaccttcccccttctccttgGTGAGACACCTGCCTCCCCATCAGCTATGACATTATTGGGAATAAgtccatccccctgcctcattcTCTATGATGCTTGGTTCCTCAgattctgctttctctctgtaaCGGGACAAGTGCTCCGGGCCCAGCCCTTAGTCCAGATGACACTCATGCCTATGGCTTCGGTGATAGCAGTGGCTGAACCCAAATGGATCTCGGTCTGGGGCCGTTTCCTGTGGCTGACACTGCTGAGCATGGCTCTGGGGTCACTGCTGGCGCTGCTGCTGCCACTGGGAGCAGTGGAAGAGCAGTGTCTGGCTGTGCTCAGAAGTTTCCACCTGCTCAGGAGCAAACTGGACAGAACACAGCATGTGGTCACCAAGTGCACCAGCCCATCGACAGAGCTCAGCGTCACCTCTGGGGACGTGGGGCTGCTGACTGTTAAGACTAAAACATCTCCAGGTGAGCACACAGACCATCTCGCCCTTGTCAGCTAAGACAGATGTGTATAGAGAGCCTGCCGTGTCCTGTGCGTGGGCACGAGGGTGTTACAGTAAATGAGGCAGGCAGTCACGAACTGCAGTTTGGTGAGTGACTTGAGAACAGGTGTCCCAGTGTGTGGAGGGAGACTCACAGAGGGTGGGGCCTGAGTTGCATCTCAGCTCCAAGTGGGAGTGGTTCAAGGAAAAGTGTCTGAGAACAGGACTCCAGCTGGAAACCACAGAGCATGGAACTTGGAGACACTGAGGAATTCAGGGAAGCTGGGTGTGAGCACTGACCCTCAGAGGCAACACAGAGCTGGGAAGAGGGCTGCGTTCAAAGTGAGGTCCCTCCACTAGTGTGCCCCATGTGCAGAGACCCCCAGTGGTGGTAACTAGACATTACCACAAACTGGGATTGCACATTAAAAGCAGTCCCAGACCTGGGTTCCGTCCCCACAACTGTCATAAGGTAAAACAGTCCAGGCATGGGAAGTCCCCAGGGATTGGCTGAGTGGGAGGTGTTGGCATCCCCAGGCCTGAAGGGGAGGGGCTCAAGAGATAGGGCCACCTGACCACAGGGAAGGCAGATACCCAAAGCTGCCACTGTAGGGAGAGCACAGGGATAGTAAATGCCCTGTTTCTATGTCCAGGCAGGTAGCAGGGGAGCCTAGCTGGTGCCTCCCAGGATACAGAGTGGCTCAGGACACAGCCCAGGGACCAGCATTCCACCCCATGGGGCTGTGGAGAGAGGCATCACCTGGGGCATGTTTATCACAACTGCAAGACAGACCCATCCAGGGACACCTCCTGAGTGTTCCCTGCAGCATACCCTCCTCATTAGGCCTCTTTGGTTCTCTTCCAGCAGGGAAACTGGAAGCCAAGGCGGCACTGAACCAAGCCCTGGAGATGAAGCGTCAAGGTAAGAGGGAGAAAGCCCACAAGCTCTTCCTGCACGCCCTCAAGATGGACCCTGGCTTCGTAGATGCACTCAATGAGTTCGGCATCTtctcagaagaggaaaaggacatCATCCAGGCGGACTACCTGTACACCAGGGCTCTGACCATTTCACCCTTCCATGAGAAGGCGCTGGTCAACCGGGATCGGACACTGCCGCTCGTGGAGGAGATCGACCAGAGGTACTTCAGCATCATCGACAGCAAAGTAAAGAAGGTCATGTCCATCCCTAAGGGGAGCTCCGCCCTGCGCAGGGTCATGGAGGAGACCTACTACCACCACATCTACCACACGGTGGCAATCGAGGGCAACACCCTCACTCTCTCGGAGATTAGGCACATCCTGGAGACCCGCTACGCAGTGCCAGGGAAGAGCCTGGAGGAGCAGAACGAGGTGATCGGCATGCATGCGGCCATGAAGTACATCAACACTACCCTGGTCTCCCGCATCGGGTCTGTCACCATCGACGACATGCTGGAGATCCACAGGAGGGTGCTGGGGTATGTAGAcccagtggaggcaggaagatttcggAGGACCCAGGTCCTGGTGGGACACCACATCCCCCCCCATCCCCGGGATGTCGAGAAGCAGATGCAGGAGTTCACACAGTGGCTCAATTCAGAGGACGCCATGAACCTGCACCCAGTTGAGTTCGCAGCCTTAGCCCATTACAAACTTGTGTACATCCACCCTTTCATTGACGGCAATGGGAGGACCTCCCGTCTGCTGATGAACCTGATCCTGATGCAGGCAGGGTACCCCCCAATCACCATACTCAAGGAGCAGAGGTCTGAGTACTACCATGTATTGGAAGTCGCCAATGAGGGCGACGTGCGGCCCTTTATCCGCTTCATTGCCAAGTGTACGGAGGTCACGCTGGACACATTGCTCCTTGCCACCACTGAGTACTCTGTGGCGCTGCCAGAAGCCCAGCCCAACCATTCTGGGCTCAAGGAGACACTCCCTGTGAGGCCCTAACCTGCCAGCCCTCCCTTGGCGACAAGGGAGGCCAGGAGACGGTATTCGAAGAGCACCTTTCTAGAAACATAGCTCTCCCCAGGAGCAGGAGATATTTAAACATTCTTTACCTCCATATGTTTTttagttgaaaaagaaaattattaagcCTTGTCTTTAGGATAATTTATACTTCAgccaagttatttatttttttgaacgAGCTAGCAGTGCCAAATGGTGCTGTTAAGAGCTATGCCTGTGGTGACCCCAGCACCATGTAGGGACAGCTGTGCTCCTCTCATGTCCCGAGCCTGGGTTCTGGGCATAATTTGCACTAAAGTGGGGGCAGAGGGGCCAGATCTGTGGAATGAAGCCCAAGGCTGCAGGGGGCACTCAGATGCCTTTGAGGTCCTGTGACCAGAAGGAAGGCTGCAATCCTGGGCAAAACCTGCCCTGCTCTGTGGCAGGCTTTCACACCTGAGAGGCTGTGGGGGCAGCTTCGACAGGCAGAGCAGCCCTTTGAGACAGTTTCTATCTCCAGCAGGAGACTGCAGATTTCCAAAGACACCCTACTCCCCCGAGCCATCAACTTGCTTGCTAGCCTGAGTGTCATGTCTGGGGATGTTATATTCCTGTCTACTTTTAGGAGGAGGGCAGCCAGCTTGGctttttctgcttcatttgcattGAGTCAGACCAGATGTTTCAGAGTTCTCCAATCTTGTCAACCTGCTCCTTCACACCATAAAACAGGCCTGCTTTCACTTCCACTCAGTCTCCTGCACTAAGACCCTAGAGGGCCTGGAGGTGAGgctcaatggtagaatgcttATGTAGCACATGCCCCACCCTAGGCACCATCTCtaacattattaaaaaaaaaaaaaaaagcatatctaAGATACCATACCAACTCCAAATAAGCATTTCTgataaaagaattaaaagcagACACCTGTGACTACAGCCCAGACTGGTCCCTTTTGTCCTGTTTTTAAACCCCCTTCCCCTATAAAGCCATCACAGGGTCCAATGTTCCCTTGAGTAGGTAGAGATTGCCTCAGAGTGGCCTTGCTTTTCTAGTGTCATGCCTGATAGGCACATTTCAAAGTTGTCATCTTAgaagaaataaactttttccAATCATATATGATGGCTAAGTGCCAATTTGACTGCTGCTATttagtcagaatggctagaaACCCTGGGTTTTGTTCTGAGGGACAGCCCAGGAGCCCCACACCGCACTgcactttctcttttttgaagGATGGTAAATTCATACCAGGTGTCAAACTGGTAGATGCTGCCAACTGATGTATCAGGGTTTGCGATACTCTGTGGTAGTTTCTGGGGAGCTGGGTGAAAGATGTGTGCATGCAGTGGCGGCACATAACAGCTCTTAAGCCTGCAGCGACATGTCACACTGCACACCACTGCATGGTAGTGCAGCCCCAAGCCCCTTGCTTTTCTCTGCAGCATACCTAGTCTCACAGGGTGCTTGCTTTGTCCTGTAGTGAGAACCTGCACTTTAGATACACATGAACGATATTTTAACAAATTACTGGTtctaataaagtattttattacatAAACACGGATTGTGTTGTCTTACTCAGGGAGGGTGTTCTGAGCTGCCACTGTGTACCTTGTCCTGGCAACAGATCTCAGAGAGTGCCTGCCCTCAGCTAAATTCACTAAGCTTTTACCCAGattcaaaatgatttttgttctctttccGATGCCCTCAGTGGGCCCTTCTGGCGTGTGGAGAGGCTCACCTGTGTCATGAACCCTGTGGAGAGCATGAAGTCATACCTGAGTATTGGCCACCAGGAAGAGAACCAGATGGTTTCTGTGAGACCATCAGGAAAGCCACACAAACCCAGTGGGATTCTCAGCACGCACCCAGGTGCACATTCTCTCTGAACTGCCAGGTCAGTTCCCTCAAAGACAGACTCAGGAGGAGCCCATGCCACGGTGAGGCACCTGTTACCTGTAGTTGATGTCTAATTGAGGTAATGACTGAAAAAGGTCTTTGTGTGCTACCCAACAAAAGCAGAGAACCTCCATCTTAAACATGGCAGCACTTACAGGAGGTAAAGAACCGCTCACCAGATAGGAGCTGAACTGGGGCTAGGCCCTGACAGCATTAGTTGGTGACGGATGGGTGCCCTGGTATCTGGACAGGAGAGGTGAGCAGGAACTGAGTGCTGACAGCTCCAGCATGCACACAGCCCCGCCTACACTTAAAAAATGTCAAggggctggaggatggctcaATGGCTGTTTCTGTTGCTTTTACAGGGGACCTGTGTTctgttcccaggactcacatggtagctcacaaccacctataacttcagGCCCATGTGATCCCTCTTCTAAagtccatggacaccaggcatacacatggtgctcatacacatgcaggcaaaactcctaGGCAAAAATCTTAGGGCTGAGCTGATGGCTGGCTGATGCGtaaacacacacaacagacagGAGCAATGTCCAGCACACACAGGGTCCCTAGTGTTTTCCTCTGAGGTGCTTTGACACAGTGAGTTGTTTCCCCACCACTCTCCCTGCCCCTGCCGAGGGGCTTTTAAATCAGGAATTACAGGATGCAAGGTGAGAGAAGTAAAAATCTTCCCAGCAGTGTCAGGCTGCCACATATGCAAGTCTGTGTCACTGGCAAATCATTTAATAAAAGTGGCATGAGATCTGACTTGCACAAGTTGTTAATACACTCCTTAGGAAAGCAGGTGCATCCATGTGAAACACACCTGCCATAAGTGAACACACACCTAGCAGCACTGTGCAAGGCTCTGGTAAG
This genomic stretch from Cricetulus griseus strain 17A/GY chromosome 4, alternate assembly CriGri-PICRH-1.0, whole genome shotgun sequence harbors:
- the Ficd gene encoding protein adenylyltransferase FICD, which produces MTLMPMASVIAVAEPKWISVWGRFLWLTLLSMALGSLLALLLPLGAVEEQCLAVLRSFHLLRSKLDRTQHVVTKCTSPSTELSVTSGDVGLLTVKTKTSPAGKLEAKAALNQALEMKRQGKREKAHKLFLHALKMDPGFVDALNEFGIFSEEEKDIIQADYLYTRALTISPFHEKALVNRDRTLPLVEEIDQRYFSIIDSKVKKVMSIPKGSSALRRVMEETYYHHIYHTVAIEGNTLTLSEIRHILETRYAVPGKSLEEQNEVIGMHAAMKYINTTLVSRIGSVTIDDMLEIHRRVLGYVDPVEAGRFRRTQVLVGHHIPPHPRDVEKQMQEFTQWLNSEDAMNLHPVEFAALAHYKLVYIHPFIDGNGRTSRLLMNLILMQAGYPPITILKEQRSEYYHVLEVANEGDVRPFIRFIAKCTEVTLDTLLLATTEYSVALPEAQPNHSGLKETLPVRP